From Pseudothermotoga thermarum DSM 5069, a single genomic window includes:
- a CDS encoding histidine phosphatase family protein translates to MTIYLVRHAKTDWNDLGLWQGTSDVPLNEEGIKQAEKLAKRFSKLPIEAVFTSPLKRSYQTAKIIASEKGLQPIVDELLIECRIDLWNGLTMEETLKRFKKEHDEWSKNPDAQINGVESLSSVKARMIKFFQQIVAKDFNQVVVVSHAIALRMLISWILGLEIPNHVNFKLENASITAVQVASKPRILYLNDMCHLESD, encoded by the coding sequence ATGACGATCTACCTTGTGAGACACGCAAAAACCGATTGGAACGATCTTGGATTGTGGCAAGGAACAAGCGATGTACCTTTGAACGAAGAAGGAATAAAGCAAGCAGAAAAGCTTGCAAAAAGGTTTTCAAAACTTCCAATCGAAGCTGTTTTCACAAGTCCACTTAAAAGAAGCTATCAAACCGCCAAAATCATAGCATCCGAAAAAGGTTTACAGCCCATAGTTGACGAACTTTTGATCGAATGTCGGATAGACCTTTGGAATGGTTTAACCATGGAAGAAACCTTAAAACGCTTCAAAAAGGAACACGATGAATGGTCAAAAAATCCAGACGCACAAATAAACGGTGTAGAATCTCTTTCAAGTGTGAAAGCAAGGATGATAAAGTTTTTTCAGCAAATCGTTGCAAAAGATTTCAACCAAGTTGTGGTCGTTTCACACGCGATCGCTTTGCGTATGTTGATAAGCTGGATCTTGGGACTTGAAATACCAAACCACGTGAACTTCAAACTTGAAAACGCTTCAATCACAGCTGTTCAAGTTGCAAGCAAACCGAGAATTCTGTATTTGAACGATATGTGCCATTTGGAAAGCGACTGA